Proteins encoded by one window of Lasioglossum baleicum chromosome 4, iyLasBale1, whole genome shotgun sequence:
- the LOC143208163 gene encoding uncharacterized protein LOC143208163 encodes MSNDVKHLVTRQRDTGRLISRILPNLKKMGKDNVSIELLDVKISKLNEYWMDFKAIHGHLLDQEDYDPELYDSIDEKYDRQLSALNAWIKSLRPAPTAACSTATSTASNHDDPDLESDAKLPKLQLPTFSGDIHQWESFRDQFLSSVHNKKRLSKVNKLTYLKSCLTGEAARMLDRTPITESNYDGAWQALVRRFGNPRVLSATHMRRLISCPSINKPSPSEYKRLIDEFIQTRKSFAALGKPIEEWDEWFAFLLTEKLDETTRLAWEATLAVPTAVPRFDALEDFLENRSHSLTSMRSAESSKPSSTSRHVLAVNAEEPTPKGQGGRRCPLCSGTHTLGTCNQFQKLSAAKRRDLVSSKELCFSCFASGHQLPHCTSIYRCRVCGQQHHTTLHDAYTGQGAAPSDSSSTAAIHAVQTPQGILLATAKVKLEAPNGRTLMVRALLDSGSESSFLSEWAAQTLRLRKRAVQVSLTGYQGINVGTARSEVQVSLRSPIEPEFQVMLEALVTTSLVAPTPSKHVAPKDWPHIRGLPLADPDFAEPAHVDVLLGADVCGLLLRERKVGPTGTPVAVHTPFGWMLIGPVGEEQSSTRRTRIHQVSCQEPLPDLRRFWEIEEVPASLPLSPEDLQCEKLFQCTTFRDASGRYVVRLPFRGEERPLTGRSRVVACGMLLNAEAKRARDHQLRQSYVEFIREYRRLGHMVSAGAPLQDRDPGSYIPHHAVWKESDGRKKIRVVFNASAASIAGHTLNDELLAGPKLQSDLWAIVTRWRLFRVAFSTDIVKMFRQIQIHPEDQDWLRIVWRDDSSQSVSDYRLTTVTYGTAPAPFLAHRVLQQLASDEEGRFPLGARALRRHSYVDDILAGADNLQQAWEVRRQLTAILESAGFPLDKWASSTPELRSTDSALKVFQDEEIHGALGLQWETRSDSLSVRGLQSATPPVGSTWTKRTILAEVARLFDPLGWLAPAVIKAKILMQDLWLAGVTWDEAVESSLSQRWIDFRGELGQLGEITIPRWTQYSPDNCEVELHGFCDASERAYAAAVYISVRRTSGTKTTLLLGKSRVSPIKTQSIPRLELCGAVLLARLLSSLIAALDLGGTPVHFWTDSTVALAWIRSHPSRWKPFVAHRVAELQTLLPGALWRHVGTADNPADLATRGISAVELRAATLWWNGPSWIQLPNSDWPTPATSTVQGSLPEERQVSVASVHTPESEAYAERFSTLPRLIRTTAYVRRFAANAKASNVRTTGALTTSELRESLLTAVRSDQQRSFQPELNALRQGNAVPLSSSLKTLAPFVDNDGVLRVGGRLQHSDLPESRRHPIILDRSSHLTTLVIRDAHLKTLHGGVNATVTWIHRAFWISRRLPRVKQILHECVTCARMRAVTGRQQMGSLPTARVQPSKPFLHTGVDYAGPIPLRTTKGRGHKSHKGYVVVFVCLATKAVHLDAVSDLTSSAFISAFHRFTARRGHCQKLYSDNGTTFTGADSIMRQMFNSASQFYSSVAEELANDGTEWTFIPPYSPHMGGLWEAAVKSMKSHLKRVIGDTTLTYEEMATLLSRIEACLNSRPLTPLSEDPHDFDPLTPGHFLVGEPIHSPPEAPPNDATCTLTSRWRLITNMHDHFWRRWSKEYVNTLQQRTKWQRRQENLRVGAIVLVKDDLSPPTRWPLGRVEDVIGQDGLVRVVILRSGTRTFRRAVTKVVVLPVHTDSDDTEAS; translated from the coding sequence ATGTCCAACGATGTGAAACACCTCGTCACCCGCCAAAGGGATACAGGACGACTAATTTCGAGGATCCTCCCCAACCTGAAAAAGATGGGGAAGGATAATGTGTCGATCGAGTTGCTGGACGTCAAAATCAGCAAACTCAACGAGTATTGGATGGATTTTAAGGCCATCCACGGCCACCTGCTCGACCAGGAGGATTACGATCCCGAACTCTATGACTCCATCGACGAGAAGTACGATAGGCAACTCTCAGCTCTGAATGCCTGGATCAAATCATTGCGCCCGGCCCCTACTGCTGCTTGTTCTACCGCAACCTCAACCGCGTCCAACCATGACGATCCGGATCTCGAGTCAGACGCCAAGTTGCCTAAACTTCAATTGCCGACCTTCTCCGGTGACATCCACCAGTGGGAGAGTTTTCGGGATCAGTTCCTGTCGTCGGTGCACAACAAAAAACGGCTGTCTAAAGTGAACAAGCTGACCTATCTCAAATCGTGCTTGACAGGAGAGGCCGCGAGAATGCTCGATCGGACACCTATCACCGAAAGCAATTACGACGGAGCCTGGCAAGCCTTGGTGCGACGTTTCGGCAATCCGCGTGTCCTCTCGGCAACACATATGAGGCGTTTGATCAGTTGTCCATCGATCAACAAGCCGTCGCCGTCCGAGTACAAGCGACTCATCGACGAGTTCATCCAAACTCGGAAGTCGTTTGCCGCTCTCGGGAAACCCATCGAGGAGTGGGATGAGTGGTTCGCTTTCCTGTTGACCGAGAAGCTAGACGAGACGACCCGGTTAGCGTGGGAGGCTACACTCGCCGTCCCAACGGCCGTACCCCGTTTTGACGCATTGGAAGACTTCTTGGAAAACCGATCGCATTCACTCACGTCCATGCGGAGCGCCGAGTCCTCCAAGCCCTCCTCAACCAGCCGCCATGTATTGGCCGTCAACGCGGAGGAGCCGACGCCGAAAGGCCAAGGCGGTCGCAGGTGCCCGCTCTGCTCGGGAACCCACACCTTGGGAACCTGTAACCAGTTTCAAAAATTATCTGCTGCGAAACGACGAGATCTGGTCAGCAGCAAGGAACTCTGCTTCTCGTGTTTCGCGTCTGGACACCAGCTCCCTCACTGCACTTCGATCTACCGGTGCCGAGTTTGCGGACAACAACACCATACGACGCTACACGATGCCTACACCGGTCAGGGAGCGGCGCCTTCGGACTCGTCGTCGACAGCCGCAATCCACGCGGTGCAGACTCCTCAGGGGATCCTCCTTGCCACCGCGAAGGTCAAACTGGAAGCTCCCAACGGAAGGACTCTGATGGTCCGAGCTCTCTTGGATTCTGGCTCTGAATCGTCCTTCTTGAGCGAGTGGGCCGCTCAAACCCTTCGGCTGCGGAAGCGAGCGGTGCAGGTGTCGCTGACAGGGTATCAGGGCATCAACGTCGGAACGGCCCGGTCGGAGGTACAGGTAAGTCTGCGTTCCCCGATCGAACCTGAGTTCCAGGTCATGTTGGAGGCGCTGGTGACAACCTCTCTGGTCGCCCCTACGCCGTCGAAGCACGTGGCACCGAAGGACTGGCCCCACATCCGAGGACTACCATTGGCCGATCCAGACTTCGCTGAACCGGCACACGTTGATGTTCTCCTCGGAGCCGACGTGTGCGGGCTCCTTCTCCGGGAGAGAAAGGTCGGTCCGACCGGAACTCCGGTCGCCGTGCATACACCGTTCGGCTGGATGCTGATCGGTCCGGTGGGCGAGGAGCAGTCGTCGACAAGAAGGACACGTATCCACCAGGTCAGCTGTCAGGAACCGCTTCCAGACCTTCGACGATTTTGGGAGATCGAGGAAGTACCGGCGTCGCTGCCGCTATCCCCGGAAGACCTACAATGTGAAAAATTGTTCCAATGTACGACATTTCGAGATGCTTCGGGACGGTATGTTGTCAGGTTACCTTTTAGGGGGGAGGAGCGACCACTGACAGGCAGATCGAGAGTGGTCGCATGCGGAATGCTTCTCAACGCCGAGGCCAAACGCGCACGAGACCACCAGTTACGGCAAAGCTACGTGGAGTTCATACGGGAGTACCGCCGGCTCGGACACATGGTTTCCGCAGGAGCTCCTCTTCAGGACCGAGACCCTGGCTCCTATATCCCGCACCATGCCGTCTGGAAGGAGTCCGATGGGAGGAAGAAGATCCGGGTAGTCTTCAACGCCTCAGCTGCGTCGATCGCAGGTCACACTCTCAACGACGAACTGCTGGCGGGACCGAAGCTGCAGAGCGATCTCTGGGCGATCGTAACGCGCTGGCGCCTCTTCAGGGTGGCTTTCTCGACTGACATCGTAAAGATGTTCCGACAGATCCAAATCCACCCTGAAGACCAAGATTGGCTCCGTATTGTCTGGCGAGATGACTCCTCTCAATCGGTCTCTGATTACAGGTTAACCACGGTGACATACGGAACTGCACCGGCTCCATTCCTCGCGCATAGGGTGCTACAACAGCTGGCATCGGATGAGGAGGGTAGGTTTCCGTTGGGCGCCAGAGCTCTACGACGCCACTCGTATGTGGACGACATCTTGGCTGGTGCAGATAACCTCCAGCAAGCGTGGGAAGTCCGTCGACAGCTGACCGCCATCCTCGAGTCTGCAGGGTTCCCGTTAGACAAGTGGGCCAGCTCGACTCCCGAACTCCGATCGACAGACTCAGCACTGAAGGTCTTCCAAGACGAAGAGATCCACGGAGCACTGGGACTTCAGTGGGAGACGCGGAGCGACTCGTTGTCCGTGCGAGGACTTCAGTCAGCGACTCCACCCGTCGGGTCGACCTGGACGAAGAGGACTATCTTAGCCGAAGTCGCCCGTCTTTTTGACCCGCTGGGCTGGCTGGCACCAGCAGTAATTAAAGCAAAAATTCTGATGCAGGATCTCTGGTTGGCAGGAGTAACCTGGGACGAGGCCGTTGAGTCATCCCTTAGCCAGCGCTGGATCGACTTCAGAGGAGAGCTAGGCCAGCTGGGAGAAATCACGATCCCAAGGTGGACCCAGTATTCGCCGGACAACTGTGAGGTGGAGCTCCACGGCTTCTGTGACGCCTCGGAACGTGCCTACGCAGCAGCCGTGTACATCTCCGTTCGTCGAACGTCCGGAACGAAGACGACTCTCTTGTTGGGAAAGTCTCGAGTCAGTCCAATCAAGACGCAGAGCATCCCACGACTAGAACTGTGCGGGGCCGTACTTCTCGCTCGACTCCTGTCGTCGCTAATCGCAGCCCTAGACCTCGGTGGCACGCCAGTGCATTTCTGGACCGACTCAACAGTCGCATTAGCCTGGATCCGGTCGCATCCCTCGAGATGGAAGCCATTCGTCGCTCACCGAGTAGCCGAGCTGCAAACTCTCCTACCTGGAGCGTTATGGAGACACGTCGGGACGGCGGACAACCCCGCAGATCTGGCGACGAGAGGAATCTCAGCCGTCGAACTCCGGGCAGCCACCCTCTGGTGGAACGGGCCCTCCTGGATCCAACTGCCCAACTCCGATTGGCCGACCCCAGCGACGAGTACAGTACAAGGAAGCCTTCCGGAGGAACGACAAGTATCGGTAGCCTCGGTTCACACCCCGGAATCGGAAGCGTATGCTGAACGCTTCTCGACACTACCTCGGTTGATCAGGACCACCGCATACGTTCGACGCTTCGCAGCTAATGCCAAAGCCTCGAATGTCCGAACAACGGGAGCACTGACGACGTCCGAACTCCGAGAGTCGCTCCTGACCGCGGTGCGATCCGATCAGCAGAGATCATTTCAACCCGAACTCAACGCTCTTCGACAAGGCAACGCGGTTCCATTGTCCTCTTCACTCAAGACGCTGGCGCCGTTCGTCGACAACGATGGAGTCCTCCGGGTGGGCGGCCGCTTGCAACACTCCGACCTGCCGGAGTCCCGTCGTCATCCAATCATCTTGGACCGGAGCTCTCATTTGACTACGCTGGTCATCCGGGATGCTCATTTGAAGACGCTTCACGGTGGGGTCAATGCTACGGTGACATGGATTCACCGAGCATTTTGGATATCACGACGATTGCCTCGGGTGAAGCAGATTTTGCACGAGTGCGTCACTTGCGCGAGGATGCGAGCAGTTACTGGACGCCAACAAATGGGAAGTCTTCCGACGGCCCGTGTGCAACCGTCGAAGCCATTCTTGCACACTGGAGTCGACTACGCCGGCCCGATTCCCCTCCGTACAACTAAAGGCAGAGGACATAAGAGTCACAAAGGATACGTGGTGGTCTTCGTGTGTCTAGCCACCAAGGCCGTACACCTGGACGCGGTAAGCGACCTCACCTCATCCGCTTTCATCTCTGCTTTTCACAGATTCACTGCGAGACGCGGCCACTGTCAAAAGCTGTATAGTGATAATGGTACGACTTTCACGGGCGCTGACTCGATCATGCGGCAGATGTTCAACTCAGCTTCGCAATTCTACTCTTCAGTCGCCGAGGAACTGGCCAATGACGGAACTGAGTGGACGTTCATCCCACCGTACTCGCCGCATATGGGAGGTCTGTGGGAAGCAGCGGTGAAGAGCATGAAATCGCACTTGAAACGGGTAATAGGCGACACCACACTTACTTACGAGGAGATGGCCACCCTGCTGAGTCGGATCGAGGCATGTCTGAATTCCAGGCCGTTGACACCACTATCCGAGGATCCACACGATTTCGACCCCCTCACCCCGGGTCACTTTCTCGTGGGCGAACCGATACACTCCCCACCTGAAGCACCACCCAACGACGCCACGTGCACTCTCACGTCACGTTGGCGTCTAATCACTAATATGCACGATCATTTTTGGCGCAGGTGGAGCAAGGAATACGTGAATACCCTGCAACAACGCACGAAGTGGCAACGCCGACAGGAAAATCTACGCGTCGGCGCGATCGTATTGGTAAAAGACGACCTTTCTCCCCCGACGCGCTGGCCGTTGGGGCGTGTAGAAGATGTAATCGGCCAGGACGGCCTCGTACGCGTGGTGATCCTGCGGTCGGGCACTCGTACGTTCCGGAGAGCCGTGACCAAAGTCGTCGTACTGCCCGTACACACCGACTCCGACGACACCGAAGCCTCGTAA